In Hydrogenovibrio marinus, a single genomic region encodes these proteins:
- a CDS encoding ABC transporter ATP-binding protein: MSSNQPVLKVENLCVELEKNHRPLISNVSFEIKAGEIFALVGESGSGKSLTSLAIMRLLPEALQVSSGAISLNHQGLFSLPEYQMQKVRGRQVAMIFQEPMTSLNPVMKVGDQVAEVLRVHLGMNRKTAREKVVSLFDEVGIPNPEERYDWYPHQLSGGQKQRVMIAMALACEPDLLIADEPTTALDVTIQAQVLNLLKQIRDDRGLAILFITHDMGVVNEIADRVAVMKDGEIVEQAETGHFFTDPQHPYTQKLLSDAIPKRESFEDEALSTVQNLLQVNDLKVYFPIKKGIFQRTVGHVKAVDGVNLTIPKGQTLALVGESGSGKSTIGQAILKLVDATAGQVNFTNDQAAQAINLVDLSEKAMKPFRKKVQVIFQDPFSALNPRMTINEIIREGMNSLQVGPKSRVEQDKRIESLLEQVGLLPEHKYRYPHEFSGGQRQRIGIARALAVEPELIICDEPTSALDVSVRAQVLALLKDLQKTYQMSYLFITHDLSIVPSIAHHVAVMQAGKIVEQGLVEEVMQNPQHDYTQRLLASAPKLVKESLISG; the protein is encoded by the coding sequence GCCCGTATTAAAAGTCGAAAACCTCTGTGTTGAATTGGAAAAGAATCATCGACCTTTGATTTCCAATGTCAGCTTTGAGATCAAAGCAGGGGAGATTTTTGCACTGGTAGGCGAGTCGGGCAGTGGTAAATCTCTCACTTCACTGGCGATTATGCGCCTGTTGCCTGAAGCTTTGCAGGTGTCTTCGGGCGCTATTTCGCTTAACCATCAAGGCCTATTCTCATTGCCTGAGTACCAAATGCAAAAAGTGCGTGGTAGACAGGTTGCCATGATTTTCCAAGAACCGATGACATCCTTGAACCCAGTCATGAAAGTGGGGGATCAGGTTGCAGAAGTGCTTAGAGTACATCTGGGCATGAATCGTAAAACCGCTAGGGAAAAAGTCGTCAGTCTGTTTGATGAAGTCGGTATTCCTAATCCAGAAGAACGTTATGACTGGTATCCGCATCAATTATCCGGCGGTCAGAAACAACGAGTCATGATTGCGATGGCGCTTGCCTGTGAGCCTGATTTATTGATTGCCGACGAGCCAACAACTGCCTTGGATGTCACCATTCAGGCGCAAGTGTTGAATCTGCTTAAACAAATTCGAGATGACCGTGGTTTGGCGATATTGTTCATCACGCATGATATGGGTGTGGTCAATGAAATTGCCGATCGCGTTGCTGTGATGAAAGACGGTGAAATTGTCGAGCAAGCAGAGACAGGGCATTTCTTTACCGATCCGCAACATCCTTACACGCAAAAGCTGTTGTCAGATGCAATTCCAAAACGAGAAAGTTTTGAAGATGAAGCTTTAAGTACTGTTCAAAATCTTTTGCAAGTGAATGATTTGAAAGTTTATTTCCCAATCAAGAAAGGCATCTTTCAACGCACAGTTGGCCATGTTAAAGCGGTGGATGGCGTCAACTTAACCATTCCAAAAGGGCAGACATTGGCGCTGGTAGGTGAGTCAGGCAGCGGTAAAAGCACTATTGGACAAGCCATTTTAAAACTGGTGGATGCCACTGCTGGGCAAGTAAACTTTACCAATGACCAAGCTGCTCAAGCCATTAACTTGGTGGACTTATCCGAAAAAGCTATGAAGCCTTTTCGTAAAAAGGTGCAGGTGATATTCCAAGACCCGTTTTCGGCACTGAATCCAAGAATGACCATAAACGAAATTATTCGCGAAGGTATGAACAGCCTACAGGTTGGCCCTAAAAGCAGAGTTGAGCAAGACAAACGTATTGAGTCATTGTTGGAGCAAGTTGGCTTATTGCCGGAACATAAATACCGTTATCCGCATGAATTTTCTGGCGGGCAACGTCAACGCATCGGCATTGCCCGAGCTTTGGCAGTAGAGCCGGAATTGATTATCTGTGACGAACCAACCAGTGCATTGGATGTTTCTGTTCGTGCACAAGTCTTGGCGCTATTGAAAGACCTGCAAAAGACTTATCAAATGTCTTATCTGTTTATTACCCATGACCTATCTATCGTACCCAGTATTGCACACCATGTGGCAGTCATGCAGGCAGGCAAAATCGTCGAGCAGGGCTTGGTTGAAGAGGTTATGCAAAACCCGCAGCATGACTACACACAAAGATTGTTAGCTTCTGCTCCAAAGCTAGTAAAAGAGTCATTAATATCAGGATGA
- a CDS encoding SDR family NAD(P)-dependent oxidoreductase, producing MSTYLITGAAQGLGRALALGLASNNNNLILFDKDLEALNLVYDELTTKGDCEPALFPMDLLGANIDHYGQLQETLRSEYGQLDGVFLNAAILPAFTPIEFFDYKQWYEVLHTNLNANFHLIQQCLPLMKNGETTSQLVAILDQDTESHPAYYGAYGVAKAGLEQLMVTTAFENPSDNIDFYNAKLGAFQSATRSRQFPSEDPTLLPTAEAMANHLLQIVLEGLHSEDISKLNDDAAQSSD from the coding sequence ATGAGCACTTACTTAATCACTGGCGCTGCACAAGGACTCGGTCGCGCACTCGCTTTGGGTTTAGCAAGCAACAATAACAACTTGATTTTATTTGATAAAGACCTTGAAGCTTTGAATCTGGTTTATGACGAGCTGACGACTAAAGGTGATTGTGAACCCGCGTTGTTTCCTATGGACTTATTGGGTGCAAACATCGACCACTATGGTCAGTTGCAAGAAACGTTACGTAGCGAATATGGTCAACTTGATGGTGTTTTCCTGAATGCTGCTATCCTGCCGGCCTTTACACCTATTGAGTTCTTCGACTACAAACAGTGGTACGAAGTACTGCACACCAATCTAAACGCCAATTTTCATCTGATCCAGCAATGTTTGCCTCTAATGAAAAACGGCGAGACAACGAGTCAATTAGTTGCCATTCTTGACCAAGATACTGAAAGCCACCCTGCTTATTATGGCGCTTACGGTGTTGCCAAAGCTGGACTGGAACAATTGATGGTTACCACCGCATTTGAAAACCCATCCGACAATATCGATTTTTACAATGCTAAACTTGGCGCATTCCAGTCTGCGACACGCAGTAGACAGTTCCCAAGTGAAGACCCTACTCTGCTCCCAACTGCTGAAGCCATGGCAAATCACCTGTTGCAAATTGTTTTAGAAGGCCTGCACTCCGAAGACATCAGCAAACTCAACGATGACGCAGCTCAATCATCCGATTAA
- the slyA gene encoding transcriptional regulator SlyA, whose product MKKYISQSTHTSLVEKLGRLHRQWRAIVDAELLPLGLTHPRWTAIWKLWRMGENISQKHLADALEIELASLMRTLGQLEEQGLIQRHTCLEDKRVRLVNLTPEGIAIIRQMEARIVQVRTELLAGITPEELALFDSVIERIATNIHDKLSSTPLAP is encoded by the coding sequence ATGAAAAAATACATCTCCCAATCAACCCATACCTCATTAGTAGAAAAGCTTGGCCGTTTACATCGCCAATGGCGTGCTATTGTCGATGCAGAACTACTGCCTTTGGGTCTTACCCACCCCCGCTGGACTGCTATATGGAAACTTTGGCGCATGGGTGAAAACATCAGTCAAAAGCATCTGGCCGATGCACTTGAAATCGAACTTGCTTCACTTATGCGCACGCTTGGCCAACTAGAGGAACAGGGATTAATTCAGCGACACACCTGTCTTGAAGACAAACGTGTAAGACTGGTGAATCTAACACCAGAAGGTATTGCCATCATTCGACAAATGGAAGCCCGCATTGTTCAAGTTCGAACCGAATTGCTTGCCGGCATCACGCCAGAAGAATTGGCTTTATTTGACTCCGTGATCGAGCGTATCGCTACGAATATACACGACAAGCTATCTTCGACCCCCCTGGCACCATAA
- the ppsA gene encoding phosphoenolpyruvate synthase, with product MSRFTYIKFFDEIGIEDIPLVGGKNASLGEMYQALVPQGVLVPNGFAITSEAYHLLINENQLLGEMHRLLDTLDINNVRDLADRGHHIRDLVYNAPLPKVLELEIIEAYELLKDQFDENISLAIRSSATAEDLVTASFAGQQDTYLNIHGKGSLLDACKRCFASLFTDRAIHYRVEKGFDHFDVGLSIGVQKMVRSDLAASGVMFSLDTESGFRDTVFITGAFGLGENVVQGAVDPDEFYVHKPTYEQGYRHILRRHRGAKSIKMIYSPDITKSPVRNIPTSSIEQKSFCIQDDEVLKLAEYAIKIEKHYSKKAGYQKPMDMEWAKDGLDGKLYIVQARPETVASQTKANLLETYHVNKSEDTKTLVTGRAVGSKVAQGKAHVIRDASFMHEFKAGEILVSDITTPDWEPVMKIASAIVTNRGGRTCHAAIIARELGIPAIVGCQDATEVLINNPEITVSCAEGDTGNVYEGSVPFDVMHTDLSGLPTPKTEMMLNIANPDLAFKTSFLPNQGVGLARMEFIINESIKVHPLALLNMDKIESDHERQQIIELIDGHASGRDFFLHELSEGIGTIAAAFYPKPVVVRLSDFKSNEYASLLGGRAFEPKEENPMIGFRGASRYISEAFEPAFALECQAIKTVRERMGLNNVIVMIPFVRRVKEAEQVLEVMKKYGLSRTENGLKVYMMCEIPNNVIEIDHFAPLFDGISIGSNDLTQLVLGVDRDSELVAYDYDERDQGVKTMIKWAIEGAKRNGLHSGICGQAPSDYPEMAEFLVELGADSMSLNPDSILKTTQDIIELEKRLNR from the coding sequence ATGTCGCGTTTTACTTATATCAAGTTTTTTGACGAAATCGGAATTGAAGACATTCCCCTGGTTGGTGGTAAAAATGCCTCTCTCGGCGAGATGTACCAAGCACTTGTTCCGCAAGGTGTATTGGTTCCCAACGGCTTTGCCATTACCTCCGAAGCCTACCACCTACTCATCAATGAAAACCAACTGCTCGGTGAAATGCACCGCCTACTTGATACACTGGACATCAACAATGTTCGAGACTTGGCCGACCGTGGGCATCATATTCGAGACTTGGTTTACAACGCCCCTCTACCAAAAGTTCTTGAGTTGGAAATCATTGAAGCCTACGAACTTCTCAAAGACCAATTCGATGAAAACATCAGTTTGGCGATACGTAGCTCTGCAACGGCCGAAGATTTGGTCACCGCCAGTTTTGCCGGACAACAGGACACCTACCTAAACATTCACGGTAAAGGCTCGTTATTGGATGCCTGTAAGCGTTGTTTCGCCAGTTTGTTTACGGATCGTGCTATCCACTATCGTGTCGAAAAAGGCTTTGATCACTTTGATGTCGGCTTGTCTATTGGGGTACAGAAAATGGTACGCTCCGACTTGGCGGCTTCCGGCGTCATGTTCTCACTGGATACCGAAAGTGGTTTCCGCGATACCGTTTTCATCACTGGTGCTTTCGGCTTGGGTGAAAACGTAGTTCAAGGCGCGGTTGATCCCGATGAGTTCTATGTACACAAACCGACTTATGAGCAAGGTTATCGCCATATTTTGCGTCGTCACCGCGGTGCAAAAAGCATCAAGATGATTTACTCTCCAGACATCACCAAATCTCCAGTCAGAAACATCCCGACCTCTTCCATCGAACAAAAATCCTTCTGTATTCAAGATGATGAAGTGCTCAAACTTGCCGAATACGCCATCAAGATCGAAAAGCATTACAGCAAGAAAGCCGGTTACCAAAAACCGATGGATATGGAGTGGGCAAAAGACGGATTAGACGGCAAACTCTACATCGTGCAAGCTCGTCCTGAAACCGTTGCCTCGCAAACCAAAGCCAACTTGCTTGAAACCTATCATGTCAACAAAAGTGAAGACACCAAAACACTGGTCACCGGTAGAGCCGTTGGTAGCAAAGTCGCTCAGGGTAAAGCACACGTCATTCGTGATGCTTCATTCATGCATGAGTTCAAAGCGGGTGAGATACTGGTTTCAGATATCACCACACCAGACTGGGAACCTGTGATGAAAATCGCCTCGGCAATCGTCACCAACCGTGGCGGGCGCACCTGTCACGCTGCGATTATCGCCCGTGAGCTAGGTATTCCAGCAATCGTTGGTTGTCAGGATGCGACTGAAGTGCTCATAAACAACCCGGAAATCACCGTTTCCTGTGCCGAAGGCGACACGGGTAATGTCTATGAAGGTAGCGTGCCTTTTGATGTCATGCACACAGATTTATCCGGTTTACCAACACCAAAAACAGAAATGATGCTGAACATCGCCAACCCGGATTTGGCATTCAAAACCAGCTTCCTACCTAACCAAGGCGTTGGTTTGGCGCGTATGGAATTTATCATCAATGAGTCCATCAAAGTGCACCCACTTGCCCTACTCAACATGGACAAAATCGAAAGTGACCATGAACGTCAGCAAATTATCGAACTGATTGATGGACATGCTTCCGGTAGAGATTTCTTCCTGCATGAGCTTTCCGAAGGTATTGGTACCATCGCCGCCGCTTTCTATCCGAAACCGGTCGTGGTTCGACTATCCGACTTTAAATCAAATGAATACGCCAGCTTACTGGGCGGGCGCGCTTTTGAGCCAAAAGAAGAAAACCCGATGATTGGTTTCCGTGGCGCATCTCGCTATATTTCAGAGGCTTTCGAGCCGGCTTTTGCCTTGGAGTGCCAAGCCATCAAAACCGTGCGTGAACGTATGGGCTTGAACAACGTCATTGTCATGATTCCATTCGTGCGTCGTGTGAAAGAAGCCGAGCAAGTGCTTGAAGTGATGAAGAAATATGGCTTAAGCCGCACTGAAAACGGTTTGAAAGTGTATATGATGTGTGAGATTCCAAACAACGTGATTGAAATCGATCACTTCGCCCCACTATTTGACGGTATTTCCATCGGTTCAAACGACTTAACGCAACTGGTGTTAGGCGTTGATAGAGATTCCGAACTGGTCGCTTATGACTATGATGAGCGCGACCAAGGCGTGAAAACCATGATTAAGTGGGCGATTGAAGGCGCAAAACGCAATGGACTACACTCAGGCATTTGCGGACAAGCGCCTTCGGACTATCCAGAAATGGCAGAGTTTTTGGTGGAATTGGGTGCTGACTCTATGAGCTTAAATCCAGATTCAATCTTAAAAACTACACAGGATATTATTGAGTTGGAGAAAAGGCTTAATCGTTAA
- a CDS encoding HAD family hydrolase: MSIDCILFDLDGTLLDTSYDFAYALNRTCKHFNAPHLRYQDIRKTVSQGGLAMTKLAFPDLEGDALEEKRQYFLQVYFDNINHHTRIFPGLERGLTLINEKKIPWGIVTNKPGWLTEKLLSGIPFPSTPLTVISGDTLPVRKPNAEPMFKAAEECGIEPAKCIYIGDHPRDIEAGINAGMKTGAALFGYLPESAADGDWPADFFFDTPFEISEFINQLK, encoded by the coding sequence ATGAGCATCGACTGCATTCTTTTTGATTTGGACGGCACACTACTGGACACTTCCTACGATTTTGCCTACGCCCTGAACCGTACCTGTAAACATTTCAATGCACCGCATTTGCGCTACCAAGATATTCGCAAAACCGTTTCTCAAGGCGGTCTAGCCATGACAAAGCTCGCATTTCCAGATTTGGAAGGTGATGCTTTAGAAGAAAAGCGCCAATACTTTCTACAAGTATATTTTGATAACATTAACCACCACACCCGTATTTTTCCCGGCCTTGAGCGTGGTTTAACCCTTATCAATGAAAAGAAAATTCCATGGGGAATCGTCACCAACAAACCCGGTTGGTTAACTGAAAAACTCCTATCGGGAATACCATTCCCTTCTACGCCGTTGACTGTCATATCGGGCGATACCCTGCCCGTTCGCAAACCCAATGCAGAACCGATGTTCAAGGCCGCCGAAGAATGTGGCATCGAGCCTGCAAAATGCATTTACATCGGTGACCATCCTCGTGACATCGAAGCGGGTATCAATGCAGGGATGAAAACGGGTGCCGCGCTGTTCGGCTACTTGCCGGAGTCGGCAGCAGACGGTGACTGGCCAGCGGATTTCTTCTTCGATACGCCTTTTGAAATCAGCGAATTCATCAATCAGCTAAAATAG
- a CDS encoding DUF2955 domain-containing protein, with protein sequence MILNHVALNENGLRRSIRVGLGATLGFTICKLMNWDYGVFFTIFPILLLGLVPEMNAHAAKQLLASSAISGIELGILGGLFGTHPGIMIPVVFVLFLYRFIAMSRGSLFLFGANGVLTLSIMLHFASYADTDINDMIFTNFGAGILSVLIAYAVTALIPDAEPLPKRTPPGKQPHRVRHEALMGASVATLSFVVFQVFDLYDSLSAQVTTILLLFPMHWHGSMDYARKRATGATLGVIYALVIQILLQDWTSELILVVLSLWIGTFLFCQTHVKEGVSSGAGFSAMTTLAVLFGLYLTPQNDLVFTSFYRVSSIMVAIIGTLVFCYLMHYLLNSFQATRFGD encoded by the coding sequence ATGATACTAAACCATGTTGCACTAAATGAAAACGGCTTAAGACGAAGCATTCGCGTCGGATTAGGTGCAACGCTCGGCTTCACCATCTGCAAATTAATGAACTGGGATTATGGTGTATTCTTCACCATCTTCCCTATCCTATTGCTGGGCTTGGTTCCAGAGATGAACGCCCATGCCGCAAAGCAGCTACTGGCGTCTTCGGCAATCAGCGGTATTGAGCTTGGTATCCTTGGAGGTCTATTTGGCACACACCCGGGGATTATGATTCCTGTGGTATTTGTACTCTTTCTGTATCGTTTTATCGCCATGTCACGAGGCAGCTTGTTTTTATTTGGTGCCAATGGCGTTTTGACATTAAGTATCATGCTGCATTTCGCCAGCTATGCCGATACCGACATTAATGACATGATATTCACCAATTTTGGGGCAGGCATTCTCTCAGTGTTGATTGCCTACGCAGTGACCGCACTCATTCCAGATGCCGAACCGCTCCCAAAACGAACACCGCCAGGAAAACAACCGCACCGTGTGCGACACGAAGCCTTGATGGGTGCCAGTGTGGCAACCTTATCTTTCGTGGTGTTTCAGGTATTCGATTTATACGACTCACTTTCTGCACAAGTCACAACCATTCTATTGCTCTTTCCCATGCACTGGCATGGCAGTATGGATTACGCCAGAAAACGCGCTACAGGAGCCACTTTGGGTGTCATCTACGCGCTGGTAATACAAATTCTTCTACAAGATTGGACCAGCGAACTGATTCTTGTTGTGCTATCGCTCTGGATAGGAACGTTTCTGTTCTGCCAAACGCACGTTAAGGAAGGTGTCAGCTCTGGTGCAGGTTTTAGCGCGATGACAACCCTAGCGGTATTATTTGGTCTTTACCTGACGCCACAAAATGATTTGGTATTCACCTCTTTTTATCGTGTCAGTAGCATCATGGTGGCAATCATCGGCACGCTCGTTTTCTGTTATCTCATGCATTATTTACTTAACAGCTTTCAAGCAACACGCTTTGGTGACTGA
- the ubiG gene encoding bifunctional 2-polyprenyl-6-hydroxyphenol methylase/3-demethylubiquinol 3-O-methyltransferase UbiG has translation MILKTMSDHSNADQAELNNFNQFAHTWWDKEGEFGALHTINPFRVEFIESHTPLQGKTALDIGCGGGILSESLAQAGAKTTGIDLAEEVLTVAKLHSLESELSIDYQCIAAEAHAKAHPEHYDVVTCMEMLEHVPDPASIIQAAADCVKPNGWVFFSTLNRNYKAYLLGIFAAENLLNLVPKGTHTYDKFIKPSELDAMARQAGLQLIDGAGIDFNPVLNQYGLSDKLDVNYLLAYQKN, from the coding sequence ATGATATTGAAAACTATGTCCGACCATTCAAACGCAGATCAAGCAGAACTCAATAACTTCAACCAGTTTGCCCATACTTGGTGGGATAAAGAAGGTGAATTCGGGGCGTTGCACACCATCAACCCTTTTCGTGTTGAATTCATCGAGTCTCACACCCCATTACAGGGCAAAACGGCACTTGATATTGGTTGCGGCGGCGGAATTCTATCCGAGTCTTTGGCACAAGCCGGTGCCAAAACAACCGGTATTGATTTGGCCGAAGAGGTTCTTACCGTCGCCAAGCTGCACAGTTTGGAATCCGAGTTGAGTATTGACTATCAGTGCATTGCAGCAGAAGCACACGCAAAAGCCCATCCTGAACACTATGACGTCGTGACTTGTATGGAAATGTTGGAACACGTTCCAGACCCGGCTTCCATCATTCAGGCTGCTGCGGATTGTGTCAAACCAAACGGATGGGTGTTCTTCTCTACTTTGAACCGCAATTACAAAGCCTATCTTCTCGGCATTTTTGCAGCGGAAAACCTGTTGAATCTGGTACCGAAAGGCACGCATACCTATGACAAATTCATCAAACCTTCTGAGTTGGACGCAATGGCTCGTCAAGCAGGTTTGCAGTTGATTGATGGTGCGGGAATCGACTTTAACCCTGTACTCAATCAATATGGTCTGTCAGACAAACTAGACGTCAACTACCTGTTGGCGTACCAAAAAAACTGA
- a CDS encoding HlyD family secretion protein has protein sequence MTPDQQFARLIKFSMLLFVAILAYFMLADLKMPLTTQAMATRTVVKMAPQVSGRVTNVLVHNNQHVKQGDILFTLDDSPYKLALEKAKLSLDEAMQNNAELDASIRAASAEIHANEAQLEQKRRDAKRLSALYASNGVSRQLRDQAATDVRTTEAALTASKAQLAKLIAARGNTGSSNLKLLQAHNQEQQAELNLSYTKVCAQEDGVVTNLQLMDGSIAANDQPVLAIVSDKLDIIADFREKSLRGVNSQTQAWVTFDADPGKLFLAQVTSRDAGVSTGQFDANGSLATPIKSDRWIRDAQRMRLHLSLQTKDFPLLATGSLATVQLIPKNSLYRFLAKLQIKGISLLHYIY, from the coding sequence ATGACGCCTGATCAACAATTCGCACGATTAATCAAATTTTCAATGCTACTTTTTGTCGCGATTCTCGCCTACTTCATGCTTGCAGATTTGAAAATGCCTTTAACCACTCAAGCCATGGCAACTAGAACGGTTGTCAAAATGGCACCTCAGGTGAGTGGCAGAGTAACCAATGTGCTTGTGCATAATAACCAGCATGTCAAACAAGGTGATATTCTCTTCACCCTTGATGACTCGCCATACAAGCTAGCCTTGGAGAAAGCAAAACTATCATTGGATGAAGCGATGCAAAATAATGCCGAGCTAGACGCTTCCATTAGAGCTGCCTCGGCTGAAATTCATGCAAACGAAGCACAACTTGAACAAAAACGACGTGATGCAAAACGCCTGAGTGCTCTCTATGCCAGCAACGGCGTTTCTCGTCAATTAAGAGATCAAGCCGCTACCGATGTACGGACAACAGAAGCAGCTCTAACCGCTTCCAAAGCACAATTGGCTAAATTGATTGCCGCAAGAGGCAATACAGGCAGCAGCAATCTGAAATTACTGCAAGCTCACAACCAAGAACAACAAGCAGAGCTCAACCTCAGCTACACCAAAGTGTGTGCTCAGGAAGACGGCGTAGTCACCAACCTACAACTCATGGATGGCAGTATCGCGGCTAACGATCAGCCAGTGCTTGCCATCGTATCCGACAAGCTCGACATCATTGCAGACTTTCGTGAAAAAAGCCTCCGCGGTGTCAACAGCCAAACACAGGCTTGGGTAACGTTCGATGCCGATCCGGGCAAACTCTTTTTGGCTCAAGTAACCAGTCGAGATGCCGGTGTGAGCACAGGCCAATTCGATGCCAATGGTAGTCTAGCCACACCTATAAAATCTGACCGCTGGATTCGCGATGCACAGAGAATGCGCCTGCATTTATCCCTGCAAACCAAAGACTTCCCTTTACTGGCAACCGGTTCATTGGCTACTGTGCAATTGATACCGAAAAATAGCCTCTACCGTTTCCTTGCCAAGTTGCAAATCAAAGGCATCAGCCTGTTGCACTATATTTATTAA